From Oceanispirochaeta sp., one genomic window encodes:
- a CDS encoding dihydropteroate synthase, translated as MKPSIASLYEAVDLIQPIKPLIIGERCNANGSKRFRDALLDDDFDTCLTIAREQEAAGAHVLDLCTAYVGRNEMEDMESLIPTFASSLKTPLMIDSTTPAVIERALQLYPGRCIVNSVNLEDGGVNIYKVLKQVKKYGAAVVALTIDEKGMAMTAPEKIAIAKRIYAIAVDEMGLRPQDILFDPLTFTIGAGDETLRNAALQTLEAIKGIKEELPGCLTVLGLSNISFGLSV; from the coding sequence TTGAAACCCTCTATAGCAAGCCTTTATGAAGCAGTAGATCTGATTCAGCCCATAAAACCACTCATCATCGGAGAACGCTGCAATGCCAACGGCTCCAAGCGATTCAGGGATGCCCTGCTGGATGATGATTTCGACACCTGCCTGACCATTGCCCGGGAGCAGGAAGCCGCCGGAGCCCATGTTCTGGACCTCTGCACCGCCTATGTCGGACGGAATGAAATGGAGGATATGGAGTCTCTGATTCCCACTTTTGCCTCGTCACTGAAAACACCCTTGATGATAGATTCCACCACACCAGCGGTCATCGAGCGGGCTCTCCAGCTCTACCCGGGGCGGTGCATCGTCAATTCTGTCAATCTGGAAGACGGTGGGGTCAACATCTACAAGGTGTTGAAACAGGTCAAGAAATACGGCGCCGCCGTGGTTGCCCTGACCATCGATGAAAAGGGGATGGCTATGACCGCCCCCGAAAAAATTGCCATAGCCAAACGCATCTACGCCATTGCCGTTGATGAAATGGGCCTTCGTCCTCAGGATATACTCTTTGACCCGCTCACCTTCACCATTGGTGCGGGGGATGAAACCCTCAGGAATGCGGCCCTCCAGACCCTGGAAGCCATTAAAGGAATCAAGGAAGAACTTCCCGGATGCCTCACAGTGCTGGGACTCAGCAATATATCCTTCGGCCTCTCTGT